Genomic DNA from Nitratidesulfovibrio vulgaris str. Hildenborough:
CGAACAGTATCACGGTGAGCACGACCCACACCGGCTGGGTGTACAGTTGCAGCTTGTTGATGAAGGTTATGCCGTAGAAGACCAGCGGGATGATGACCACCGAACTGATCAGGTAGCCCAGGTGTATAGGGATACCCAGCCCGACGGAGAGGGCCTTGGCCATTATGGCGGCTTCGATGGCGAAGAATATGATGGTGTAGGACGCATAGATGAGCGAAGTGACAGTCGAGCCGTAATAGCCGAACCCGGCTCCTCGCGTGAGTAGGTCGATATCCACGTTGTAGCGCGAGGCGTAGTACGAGATGGGCAGCCCGGTGAGGATGATGATGGCCGAGACGCAAAGGATGGCAAGCGTGGAATTGACGAAGCCGTTGTTGAGCACGAGCAGGGCACCGATGGCCTCAAGGGCCATGAAGGTGATGCCTCCGAGCGCCGTATTGGCCAGCAGCCAGCAGGGCCAGCGCCTGAACGACTTGGCGGCACTGCGGAGCGAATAGTCCTCTATGGCCTCGTTGACCACGAGCGCGTTGTAAATCCTCCTGCGTTTCAGGGCTTTTATCGACAGGCTTCGCGCATCGTGAAGTGGGGTTTGCATAGTCCACCAGCGCTTATGTGTGCCGATCCCGCGTGGATGGGCGGGGTCTGCCGATTGCAGGCCTATCCTCGGTCATCCTGAAAGCCGTCAGGTAAGGCAGGTCATGGTGTGGGCATCCGGACTTCTGGCAGGTCATTGTCAAAGCCGGCTGCATCCTCCCCGGGCCTGTCCGACGCGGATTGTGCCATATGTTCCGCATACCTTCTTTCCCCATGAAAGCATAGCTATTTCATATGCTTATATTCATTCGCCGATATGCTGCCTGTGCGTGTCATGCCCCCGGACTTCGGCGATGTGGCGTTCGCGGCAGGTATCCGAGCAGAAGTCGCCGGATGGCTCTTCTGCTGTTGCAGGCTCTTCACCGGCATGGCGTTCCCTGGTGATGAATCTTGTGCCGCAGTGGTCGCATACCTCGGTCGTGCTCTTGATCAGCGTGACCAGACATCGTTCGGAGCAGACAGCAAGCTCCTCCCTGGCACCGGCGCGGACGGTTGCAGGGCTTCCGCACACCCGGCAAGGGACGGCGGCGGTGGCTGCCATCAGGTCGGTGCCGCATGCGGGGCAGAATAGCTGCGGCCTGATTGTCATGCGGTCACCGCAGCGTGGGCACGAAGTGCGCATCGGCCCTCCGCAATGGGGGCAACTGCCCGTGTCGCCAGACTCCGTGCGGGCGGCATGGGGAAGTTGAGACTGGCCTGAACGCCCGGAACAGTAGGGATTGGGGCAGTATGCGTAAGCGTGGTTGTCCATGTTCACCTCGATGAGGGAAGAGGGTGCATTGGGGGCAAACTGTCATCGGGTAGAAGCGAGCACCATGCCAAAGGATGCTTGGCATGTAATATATTTGAATAATTTGGTATTTCCGTGATGTTCCCGTCGCGTGCCAAAGGGGAGGTCACAACGTCTGTTGTGGCTTCCCGGGGAGACTGCTCCTTCAGAGCACGTCTGGCATGGATGATGGCGTTTCAGGGGGTGGCGTTGGCTACAACCGCGGTTGTAGGACTTCATGGGATAGTGGCGGAGGGACGGGCTGGACTCCGCCCCTCCGCCGTGCACCCACCCTGTGGGGAGCCTTCAGCGAGACCCGATCGCGAGGCTGCGCAGGTTGTCTTCCGGAGTTCCGGCCTTTTCGGTGGGTACCTGCGCGATGTTGCGGAACATGCTCCCGGCGAAGAGGAACAGCCATGTGACGACGATGAAGGGCCAGGTGAGGGCAGGCATGCCGATGGGCGAGAGAAGCACGGAGAACGCGCCGGTGGCTATGGCTCCCAGAACCATGCAACCGAGGGCGTACAGAAACGTGCGGATGTTGAGGTAGAAGAAGATGCCGCCCATGGCGATGCCGCACAGTACCGAGTTGAAACCGTACAGACCGAGCCGTACCGGCGTTTCGGGCGAGTGCATGATGAGCGCGGTGCAGAGGCCCACCAGTGAACCTATGACGGCGAACAGGGCAGATATGCGCGAGTTGACCAGAATCGCCACGACAAAGATCACGCCGGTCACGATGTTATCCTGGAACATGACCTCGCCCACGCCCTTGAACAGGCCTTCCATGAACGTGCGTCCTGTCACGGTGCCCATGTCTGCCAGTCCTGCAACGGAGGGCAGTGCTGGAGCAATGAGCGCACCGGGGTGGAACAGCGAAAGCTTGTATACGCCGAACATCAGCAACCATGTGGCAAGCACGAAGGGGGCCGTCAGGGCCGGTACGCCCCATTTGCCGAGAAAATTGAGCAAGGAAGCCATGATGATCGTCGTGAAGGCACCATTGAGGGCCACATAGCCGAGCATGGCCGGTTCATAGTTGAAGAAGAATGGCAGGGCGATGCCAGCGAGTGTTCCGTTGAAGCCGAAAAGTCCGGCACGTACAAGCGGCTTGTCCACGCCAAGCAACTGTGCCGTGAGTGTCGAAGCGGCTGTCCCCAGTACGGCGCAGACGCCGAGAGTGGTAGAGTTGTAGAATATACCTGCGAAGAAGAGCAGGCCCGTTACGGTGTTGTTCTGGAACATGACCTGACCGCAGCCCCGGCATACCGAGTCGCAGAACTCGATGAGCGGATTCTTAAGCAACTGTTCTCCAAACATCTGATCCCCTCCTTTTATGTGCGTGAGGCACCTTGTTCAGACTGAAGTCTTCATTTCAGCCTTGAGTTTGTCTTTTTCTTTCGCCTTTGCCAGTCCACCGAGCATGTTCCGTTCCCAGTGGTCGGCGTTGCGATAATAGGTGATGGATATGATGCGCGTTGTCTGGACACTTTTGCAGAATGGACAGACAGCCTGTGCATCATCCTTTCCTCCAATGACTTCGAACCAATCGGAACATTGGTCGCATATGTATTCATAGATCGGCATTCCTGTTCTCCTGTTGTTTTGCAGTATGGAAAAGCGATAATCGTGCCAGTGTCTGATGTTCCTTTAAGTGGCCGTCATCACTGTTCATGTTGTGCTCATGCAGGGAACGCGGGGGGCGGAGTCCCACAAACGTCCTTGTGAGAAGAGCGGGAGCGCGTGGCTGTCGTGCGGCTGGCATTGAGAGTACCTCCTGCCTTCGGCAGTGTGTCGCGCTGCCGGAGAGGACGGGCGGTCCGTGTCCGAGGCAGGACCGCCCGTTGCGGCATCGGCCTCACTCGGTCAACGCTTCACACGGAAGGGTCGGTCGGTGCCGTGCCGTCTCAGGATGTCTCGCCGGCTGCCTGTTGCTCGAGGAACATGCGCCGCCTTATCTGGCGCAGGTCCATGCAGAGGAGGCAGGAGACGATGAACGCGAAGGTGAGGAAGCCGGTGAAGATGTAGAGAGTCATCGTATAGCTGCCCGTCGCTTCCAGCACGCGCGTGACGATAGACGGCCCGACCATGCCTGCGATGCCCCATGCGGTCAGCTCGTAGCCGTGGATGGTGCCGAGTTGCTTGGTTCCGAACATGTCACCGAGGAAGGCTGGAAGAGTGGAGAACCCCCCGCCGTAACAGGTCAGGATGATGAAGATGAGGCACTGGAACCCCAGATGACTGGTGGTCGTCGTCAACGCCATGAACGCGCATATCTGGATGAGGAAGAAGGCCATGTATGTGCGCCCGCGACCGAGGTAGTCGGAGAGGCTGGCCCAGCCGATTCTCCCCCCGCCGTTGAAGAGCCCCATGAGTCCGACCATCGTGGCTGCCTGCATCGGTGAGAGTCCGATGACTTCCTGCGCCATGGGAGACGCGACGGAGATGAGAGCGATGCCGCAAGTGATGTTGATGAACAGCATGAGCCACATGAAGTAGAAACGCTTGGTGCGGATGGCCTCGGCAACCGTGTACTGACCAAGGTCCCTCTTGAGGGTCCTGCCAGCGGATTGCTGTCCCTGTGCGGCATATCCGGGAGGGACCCAGCCCTCGGGAGGCGGCGCCAGATACAGGGATGACCCGTAGATGAGGCAGAAGTAGATGGCCCCGAGAACGAAGTACACCTGCCAGATCTCCATGATCTGGAAGAGTTTCGCCATGATGGGCCCGAAGATCATCGCCGCGAAGCCGAATCCCATGATGGCCATGCCCGTTGCCAGCCCTCGACGGTCGGGGAACCATTTCACGAGCGTGGAGACAGGCGTGATATAGCCGACCCCCAGGCCGATGCCCCCGATCACACCGTAGCTCAAGAGGAACAGGGGCAGTGATCCCAGCTTGACGGCGATGCCGGCCCCCATGATGCCCGCCGTGTACAATATGCCCGCAAGGCGGCCTGAATTGCGCGGCCCCATCTTCTCGACCGAACGGCCGAGGAATGCGGCTGAGAATCCCAGAAAGAGGATGGCGAGACTGAACGCCAACGTGATGTTGCTCTTCTGCCAACCATGTAACTGGTTGAGCGGCAGCGTCATGACACTGTAGGCGTAGACGGAACCGATGGAGATGTGCACGCCCACTGCCGATGCGGCTATGAGCCAGCGGTTCTTCACTTTATCCATGATGCTTTCTCCTGTGCAGTCGGGCCGCAGACCGTTGCTGCAGGCCGATACAGACCACTTAGAGTGAAAAGAGGCGGCCGTGACCGGCCGCCTCTGCGAACCTGCTACACGTTCCGGACCTACAGTCCGAAGCGGCCGCCGGTGGTGGGGTAACCGTATATGGAGCCGTCCTTGATCTTGATCTTGTCTTCCCAGGGCAGGTGGTACTTGCCGGCGGCGAAGTCCTTGACCCAGGTGTAGGGGCAATCCTTGACGCCACCGGGATGAGCGACGTAGCCGCGGGTGCCCACGTTGAAGATGTTGTTTTCCAGACCCCAGTCGGTGCGAGCCTGGTCGGCCATCTTGGGGAACACTTCGGCGGTGACGATCTCCCACGGGTTGCGATGGCCCTGTACGAGCGTCGTCCCGTCGAAGTTGCAGACCTGACCTTCACCAAAGTAGTAGAACACGCCATCGTAGCCGGCGAGGTTGACGGCTGCGGTGTACATGAGGTTGTGCCACGCGTTCGAGCGGTTGGTCAGTATCCACTGCTCGTTGACCTGCGTGCTGTAGCCGGAGATGCGGATGTAGACGTTGCAGCCCTTGTAGGCGGCTTCACGCGCCTGCTCGGGGAACATGCCGTCATGGCAGATGCACAGGGAAAGCTTGCTGCCGCCGGGGCCGTCGCACACGGGCTGGCCCAGATCGCCGGGCATCCAGGGCTCGATGGGCACCCACGGGTTCAGCTTGCGGTACTTCAGGGCGAGCTCGCCCTTGTTGTTGAAGATGACCGCAGTGTTGTAGGGCATCTGGTTCTTGTTGGGGTTGCGTTCCATGATCGAGAACACGCCCCAGACGTCATTTTCCTTGCAGGTCTGGGCGTAACGCTGGAAGAGGGGCTCCTCGACATCCATCAGGAACTCTTCGGTGACCCACTTCTTGGTGTTCAGGCCCTGCGTGCTGTATTCGGGCCATACGATGAGATCCATGCCGGGGTAGCCAGCCTTGGTGGCGGCGGTGGCGGCGCAGATGCGATCGACGCTGGCTTCGATGTCGCGACGGGAGTTGACGATGGGCACAGGGTACTGGACGAGTCCCATCAGCATGCCTTCACTCGGCTTGTTCATGCTTCCGATGCTTCCCATGGTGATTCCTCCGAAAGTTTGCACGGTTGATCAGAGTGTTCAGGAATTTTCAGGAACAGTCGTGACTGGCCAGTCATCTTGCTTTCGGAGATAGCGACAAGTGTGCCAAATGCAGACATGCATCTATGATTTTGATATTTATGATTGTTTTGCTTGTCGTGTCAGTTGGGGGGCCACAACGTGGTTTGTGGCAGGGCATGGGGAATAGCGGAGACTGGCACTACACAAGCCCTCGGCGCTCACAACGACTTTTGTGGGATGCAGGGAGTTGGTTGGAGACCTGGTGGCAGTCCTGTCTGCGTTGCAAAGGGACGGGGTCGATGTGGAGAAAGATGCAGGAATCGCCTGTAGCGGTGGTGGGTTGCCGAGGTGCGGCGCAAGGCTGTTGAAGGCATCCCCTTGCGCTGTCTGTGGTTGGTGCGGCAACGAGGGCGCAGGGCAGCCGGTATCGCCGGGCAATCTTTGCAACCGGCGTGACAGGATGGCCCGGATATATCTATAATCCGATCGTATGCCGGTAGTGGTGTCCGCTGCAGGGGCGGGGAACGGTTCTTTTGTGCGGCAGGGTGCCACTGGAATCGTGCACACGGCGGGCACAGGGCCCTGATACTGCATCGGGCAGGCATAGGGCAGGGGCATGGCAGGTACATCCGTCGTCAGGCAGGTCGGGCATGGACAAAGCGCGTGTTGTGGTGGTCGGGGCCGGTTTCGCCGGGTTGTGGGTGGTGCGTCGTCTCGCGTCGGAGAAGGATGTGGAGGTGATGTTGCTGGACAGGCACAACTACCACACCTTTCTCCCGCTGCTGTATCAGGTGGCGGCGGCGGAACTTGAGCCGGAACAGATAGCCTATCCCCTGCGGGGCATATGCCGCAGGCATTCCAACGTGCGGCTTGCCGTGACGGAGGTGCGGGGCATCGACACCGCCCGCAAGCTGGTTCGCGCCGACGGTCTGGATATTCCCTATGACTATCTGGTTGTCGCGGCGGGTAGCCGCACCGCCTATTTCGGGGTGCCGGGCGCAGAGGAGCATTCCTTCAGCCTTAAGACGCTGGAGGAGGCTGTCTGCCTTCGCAATCAGATCATCAGTTGCTTCGAGCAGGCCGCGCTGGAGTCCGACCCTGAACGGCGACGGGCGATGCTGACCTTCACCGTCGTGGGCGGCGGTCCCACCGGGGTAGAGTACGCCGGGGCGCTGGCTGAACTTGTGCGCGCCCCGCTGCGCAAGGATTTTCCCGAACTGGACATGAACGAGGTACGTGTGGTGCTGCTTGAGGCCGCACCGGGGGTTCTGGGGGGATTTCCCGAACGGTTGAGAGGTTATGCGAAGAAGCGGCTGGGGGCGATGGGCGTCGACGTGCGCCTTGATGCCAGTGTCGCCGAGGTGACGGCAGCGGGCGTGCTGTTCGCCAGCGGCGAGCATCTGCCCACACATACGGTCGTCTGGACAGCGGGCGTGCGCGGCGAAGTCGTGGCAGAGCACATGGGGCTGCCACTGGGGCGTGGCGGACGGGTCGCGGTGTTGTCTACGCTTCAGGTCGAAGGGCTGCCGGAGGTGTTCGTGGTGGGCGACATGTCGTTGCCGGAAGGACAGAACCCGCCCATGAACGCCCCCAACGCCACGCAGCAGGGGCGTCTTGCCGCCGAGAACATCCTCGCCATGCTTCAGCGGCGCGACCCTGTCCCGTTCCGCTACCGCGACAAGGGGGCCATGGCTACCATCGGGCGTCAGGCGGCTGTGGTGCGGATGGGGAACTTCGCCTTTTCAGGATTTCTGGCGTGGCTGCTGTGGCTTTTCGTGCACCTTGCGTACCTGATAGGTTTTCGCAACCGGCTCATCGTGCTCATCAACTGGGCATGGGACTACCTGTTCTACGAACGGGCTGTGCGGCTCATCCTGCCACGGCGCGGCTGCGGGACGATAGACAGCCGCAAGCGGGAGGCGGCGCAGGGGGCGGGTGACGCCGACAGGCCGGGGGCGACCTGTTCATAGGCGTGATGCTAAGACCTCGGCCCCGTTTCACGCTTTGCTTGCGGGGGGGGACTGACCATGGGGCGCGTGGTGCGGCGCTGCATGCCACACTGGTTTCGCATCGGGGTTTGCCGCAGGTCTGCTTTGCTGGCGAGATAGGCCTCCGGTGCGGCACGTGTTTTATACAGTCGGCACGGGGTGCGTGTTGGCTGTGGGGAACCTGTTCGCACGGGGGATGCTCTTCGGAGGTCGTGTGTGCGGTCACGCTGCCCGATGCGTCGTGCGAAGCCGCCGCGTTGCGCGGTGGTGAAAGAGGGGAAAGCAGGCGGTAGGTCTAACTTGCCGTGCGCGTTGCACCTTTCGTTCGGGTTCTTTCGGCTGCCCTGTTAGGGAATATGTCCAAAACGGCTCACCTGCCGACCGTCGGCTTTGCAGTGCAGTTCGCCAGTGCCCGTATGCGCGTCAGTCGACGTTCCTGAATGGACTCCGCGGCGATGTGCAACCTTTTTGATCTTCAATAGTAAACTCATATTTCGGATTTATCTGAGCGCAGGATTTATGTAGATTCACTTTCAGAAGTGTTTTTTTGATATTGGTTTTAACTTTTATTGGCAAACATCAAGCAGTATGGGGAATGGCATGTCAGCTTCTGATCCTTTTTATGTGGTCAAAGTATTCTTTTTTTATTTTTAATGAGTATTGTGATTGACGTCTTATCTCTGAGATATGGCAAGTTAAGAATCTGCGAAGACATGAACGCTCTCCAATCTGAAGTCGTGTATATAGGTAAATCTCGTGTATTCTGTAGAGTTCAGTATTATTTGACCATGTCTTTTGTCATACCACTAGTTATGATCACATTATATGGGTCGTCACTTTGTGTGTTACTAAAAGACACATTGCTATGGGGCGCGTTTTCTTTTTCTTTATTGATGATTTTGGTTCTTTCGATAAGAATGATTCTGTGCATGAATATTTCGTGGATTTGCTACGGTGATAAGATTGTGTATTGGCGTAAATGGAGCGAGAGATCTTTTAATACATGTGGTTTGGAGGATGTCATAAATTATAGATCATTACCTGGAGTAGGTGGACATTTGTTTTACTTGGTGGATGGGCGCGTGCTTATTTTTTATAATTTGTATGATAATTTAGAAGATATGTGCAATAAGTCGGGAATTGTTGCGTGGCGGAAGAAAAATGAAGGGAATTGGCCCTTTTCAAGTTGATGACGAACACCGCCCACACAACACTCAACAACGTGCCGAGAATCTTTCCGGTGGTGGTGCCCAAGGCCATGAACAGGTCCAGATAGGTGCCCAGCCATACAATCCACGACCCGGATGCCAGCCCCAGTAGCGCAGAAAGCAGAAACACCTCGAATCCGATGACCCCGCCTTCGCTGCGGGCGGTCATCTGAATGGACGCCACCGGTCGTGGGCAAGCTCATGCTTGTACCATGAGATGCCGAAGGCGACGAGTGCGAAGACGATGCGGGCCTCATCACTCACCACGCCATCAAGGAGTGTGATGACGAACACCGCCCACACAACACTCAACATCGTGCCGAGAATCTTTCCGGTGGTGGTGCCAAGGGCCATGAACAGGCCCAGATAGGTGCCCAGCCATACAATCCACGACCCGGATGCCAGCCCCAGTAGCGCAGAAAGCAGAAACACCTCGAACCCGATGAATCCGCCTTCGCTACGGGCGGTCATGGCGACCATGAAAGCCTGTTTGAGACGTTGTGGCATTTCGGTTCCTGCTGTGCCGGATACGGCATGTCGGCATGACGTGGCAGGTCGGGGCGGGGTGCGATTGCCAGCCACGTCTGCGAAGAATCAAGCTTCAGTGACCTTGCTTATACCGTCATGGCCCGGTGCAGGCAACACCGGGCCATGACTCTTTTGCATGTATGGCGGATGGTTAGCGGCGCATGTCGGTGATGATGCCGTTCAGGGTGCTGATGGTGCCGTGCATATGCTGCACGTTGCCGGCTGCCTGCCGCATGGCGTTGCGCGTCTCGTCGGCCATGGTACCCATGTCGGCTGCGCTGCGGGCTATCTGTTCCGTAGCCGCGGACTGCTGTTCGGCCGCGGTGGCGATTTCGGTCACCATACCGCTGGTTGCCCCGGCAAGGTCGACAATGGACTTGAGCGCCTCGTCGGTCCTACCCGCCTGTTCGACGTTGTTGCGGGTTTCGTCCTCGACGCGCAGGGCAGAGGCGGTGCACCTGCGGGTACCGTCCTGTATGGCGGAGATGGCGTCTGCCACTTCGCGTGTGGCGGATACCGTCTTCTCCGCAAGTTTGCGCACCTCGTCGGCGACGACGGAGAATCCCCTGCCCGCCTCGCCCGCACGGGCGGCTTCGATGGCGGCATTGAGGGCCAGCAGGTTGGTCTGGTCGGCGATGTCGTTGATGATCTTGATGACGTTGCCCACACTGTCGGCCTGCGCGCCCAGTCCGCCAAGTTCACGCCGCATCTCTTCGACCAGTTCACGCAGGTTGTTCATGGTGCGGAGCGATTCTGCCACCACCGCAGCACCGTTGTCGGCCTGCTG
This window encodes:
- a CDS encoding urea transporter, yielding MFGEQLLKNPLIEFCDSVCRGCGQVMFQNNTVTGLLFFAGIFYNSTTLGVCAVLGTAASTLTAQLLGVDKPLVRAGLFGFNGTLAGIALPFFFNYEPAMLGYVALNGAFTTIIMASLLNFLGKWGVPALTAPFVLATWLLMFGVYKLSLFHPGALIAPALPSVAGLADMGTVTGRTFMEGLFKGVGEVMFQDNIVTGVIFVVAILVNSRISALFAVIGSLVGLCTALIMHSPETPVRLGLYGFNSVLCGIAMGGIFFYLNIRTFLYALGCMVLGAIATGAFSVLLSPIGMPALTWPFIVVTWLFLFAGSMFRNIAQVPTEKAGTPEDNLRSLAIGSR
- a CDS encoding FmdB family zinc ribbon protein, with the translated sequence MPIYEYICDQCSDWFEVIGGKDDAQAVCPFCKSVQTTRIISITYYRNADHWERNMLGGLAKAKEKDKLKAEMKTSV
- a CDS encoding L-lactate MFS transporter, with translation MDKVKNRWLIAASAVGVHISIGSVYAYSVMTLPLNQLHGWQKSNITLAFSLAILFLGFSAAFLGRSVEKMGPRNSGRLAGILYTAGIMGAGIAVKLGSLPLFLLSYGVIGGIGLGVGYITPVSTLVKWFPDRRGLATGMAIMGFGFAAMIFGPIMAKLFQIMEIWQVYFVLGAIYFCLIYGSSLYLAPPPEGWVPPGYAAQGQQSAGRTLKRDLGQYTVAEAIRTKRFYFMWLMLFINITCGIALISVASPMAQEVIGLSPMQAATMVGLMGLFNGGGRIGWASLSDYLGRGRTYMAFFLIQICAFMALTTTTSHLGFQCLIFIILTCYGGGFSTLPAFLGDMFGTKQLGTIHGYELTAWGIAGMVGPSIVTRVLEATGSYTMTLYIFTGFLTFAFIVSCLLCMDLRQIRRRMFLEQQAAGETS
- a CDS encoding formamidase, which gives rise to MGSIGSMNKPSEGMLMGLVQYPVPIVNSRRDIEASVDRICAATAATKAGYPGMDLIVWPEYSTQGLNTKKWVTEEFLMDVEEPLFQRYAQTCKENDVWGVFSIMERNPNKNQMPYNTAVIFNNKGELALKYRKLNPWVPIEPWMPGDLGQPVCDGPGGSKLSLCICHDGMFPEQAREAAYKGCNVYIRISGYSTQVNEQWILTNRSNAWHNLMYTAAVNLAGYDGVFYYFGEGQVCNFDGTTLVQGHRNPWEIVTAEVFPKMADQARTDWGLENNIFNVGTRGYVAHPGGVKDCPYTWVKDFAAGKYHLPWEDKIKIKDGSIYGYPTTGGRFGL
- a CDS encoding NAD(P)/FAD-dependent oxidoreductase, with the translated sequence MDKARVVVVGAGFAGLWVVRRLASEKDVEVMLLDRHNYHTFLPLLYQVAAAELEPEQIAYPLRGICRRHSNVRLAVTEVRGIDTARKLVRADGLDIPYDYLVVAAGSRTAYFGVPGAEEHSFSLKTLEEAVCLRNQIISCFEQAALESDPERRRAMLTFTVVGGGPTGVEYAGALAELVRAPLRKDFPELDMNEVRVVLLEAAPGVLGGFPERLRGYAKKRLGAMGVDVRLDASVAEVTAAGVLFASGEHLPTHTVVWTAGVRGEVVAEHMGLPLGRGGRVAVLSTLQVEGLPEVFVVGDMSLPEGQNPPMNAPNATQQGRLAAENILAMLQRRDPVPFRYRDKGAMATIGRQAAVVRMGNFAFSGFLAWLLWLFVHLAYLIGFRNRLIVLINWAWDYLFYERAVRLILPRRGCGTIDSRKREAAQGAGDADRPGATCS